In Ovis canadensis isolate MfBH-ARS-UI-01 breed Bighorn chromosome 3, ARS-UI_OviCan_v2, whole genome shotgun sequence, one DNA window encodes the following:
- the PDE6H gene encoding retinal cone rhodopsin-sensitive cGMP 3',5'-cyclic phosphodiesterase subunit gamma, translating into MSDNTVLAPPTSNQGPTTPRKGPPKFKQRQTRQFKSKPPKKGVKGFGDDIPGMEGLGTDITVICPWEAFSHLELHELAQFGII; encoded by the exons ATGAGCGACAATACTGTGTTGGCTCCTCCAACTTCAAACCAGGGTCCCACCACCCCACGCAAAGGGCCCCCCAAGTTCAAGCAGAGGCAGACTCGTCAGTTCAAGAGCAAGCCTCCTAAGAAAGGTGTGAAAGG GTTTGGAGATGACATTCCAGGCATGGAGGGACTAGGAACAG ATATCACTGTGATCTGTCCTTGGGAGGCATTCAGCCACTTGGAGTTGCACGAGCTCGCTCAGTTTGggatcatctga